One stretch of Callospermophilus lateralis isolate mCalLat2 chromosome 11, mCalLat2.hap1, whole genome shotgun sequence DNA includes these proteins:
- the Copz2 gene encoding coatomer subunit zeta-2 isoform X2, with amino-acid sequence MQRPEAWPRPHPGEGAAAAQAGGPTPPAGAGEPSGLRLQEPSLYTIKAVFILDNDGRRLLAKEQMVFEKNVFNKTSRTESEIAFFGGMTIVYKSSIDLFLYVVGSSHENELMLMSVLTCLFESLSHMLRKNVEKRWLLENMDGAFLVLDEIVDGGVILESDPQQVIQKVNFRADDSSLTEQSVTQVLQSAKEQIKWSLLK; translated from the exons ATGCAGCGGCCCGAGGCCTGGCCACGTCCGCACCCGGGGGAGGGGGCCGCGGCTGCCCAGGCCGGGGGCCCGACGCCGCCCGCTGGAGCCGGGGAGCCCTCGGGGCTGCGG TTACAGGAACCTTCCCTCTACACCATCAAGGCTGTTTTCATCCTAGATAATGATGGGCGACGGCTGCTGGCCAAG GAGCAGATGGTTTTTGAGAAAAATGTCTTCAACAAGACCAGTAGGACTGAGA GTGAGATCGCATTTTTCGGGGGCATGACCATTGTCTACAAGAGCAGCATTGACCTCTTCCTGTATGTGGTGGGCTCATCCCATGAGAATGAG CTGATGCTCATGTCTGTTCTCACCTGCCTGTTTGAGTCTCTGAGCCACATGTTAAG GAAGAATGTGGAGAAGCGCTGGTTGCTGGAGAACATGGATGGAGCCTTCTTGGTGCTGGATGAGATTGTGGATGGCGG TGTGATTCTGGAAAGTGACCCTCAGCAAGTGATCCAGAAAGTGAATTTTAGG GCAGATGACAGCAGCCTAACTGAACAGAGTGTGACCCAG GTTCTCCAGTCTGCCAAGGAACAAATTAAATGGTCGTTACTGAAATGA
- the Copz2 gene encoding coatomer subunit zeta-2 isoform X1, which translates to MQRPEAWPRPHPGEGAAAAQAGGPTPPAGAGEPSGLRLQEPSLYTIKAVFILDNDGRRLLAKYYDDTFPSMKEQMVFEKNVFNKTSRTESEIAFFGGMTIVYKSSIDLFLYVVGSSHENELMLMSVLTCLFESLSHMLRKNVEKRWLLENMDGAFLVLDEIVDGGVILESDPQQVIQKVNFRADDSSLTEQSVTQVLQSAKEQIKWSLLK; encoded by the exons ATGCAGCGGCCCGAGGCCTGGCCACGTCCGCACCCGGGGGAGGGGGCCGCGGCTGCCCAGGCCGGGGGCCCGACGCCGCCCGCTGGAGCCGGGGAGCCCTCGGGGCTGCGG TTACAGGAACCTTCCCTCTACACCATCAAGGCTGTTTTCATCCTAGATAATGATGGGCGACGGCTGCTGGCCAAG TATTATGATGACACATTCCCATCCATGAAGGAGCAGATGGTTTTTGAGAAAAATGTCTTCAACAAGACCAGTAGGACTGAGA GTGAGATCGCATTTTTCGGGGGCATGACCATTGTCTACAAGAGCAGCATTGACCTCTTCCTGTATGTGGTGGGCTCATCCCATGAGAATGAG CTGATGCTCATGTCTGTTCTCACCTGCCTGTTTGAGTCTCTGAGCCACATGTTAAG GAAGAATGTGGAGAAGCGCTGGTTGCTGGAGAACATGGATGGAGCCTTCTTGGTGCTGGATGAGATTGTGGATGGCGG TGTGATTCTGGAAAGTGACCCTCAGCAAGTGATCCAGAAAGTGAATTTTAGG GCAGATGACAGCAGCCTAACTGAACAGAGTGTGACCCAG GTTCTCCAGTCTGCCAAGGAACAAATTAAATGGTCGTTACTGAAATGA